In a single window of the Drosophila miranda strain MSH22 chromosome XL, D.miranda_PacBio2.1, whole genome shotgun sequence genome:
- the LOC117187511 gene encoding RCC1 domain-containing protein 1-like: protein MWGRKCYGHLGTGSISEQQAVPQPLSLRLPDGQTPARVHMGAEHGLLRTTAGEIYTWGWNEHGNCGNNSTENVCSPTLVEIPGRVKLAGAGSGFCYAISESSVN from the exons ATGTGGGGCCGCAAGTGCTACGGACATCTGGGCACGGGCTCGATCAGCGAGCAGCAGGCGGTGCCCCAGCCACTGAGCCTCCGACTGCCCGACGGCCAGACGCCTGCTCGCGTGCACATGGGGGCAGAGCACGGCCTGCTGCGGACTACAGCCGGCGAGATCTACACCTGGGGCTGGAACGAGCACGGAAACTGTGGCAACAACAGTACAGAGAATGT ATGCAGCCCTACACTCGTGGAAATCCCGGGACGCGTGAAGTTGGCCGGAGCTGGCTCGGGCTTCTGTTACGCCATTTCCGAGTCGtctgttaattaa